Genomic window (Streptomyces cadmiisoli):
CGCCCTTGCGGGCGATCTCGCCGGTGAAGCCGAGTTCCGACAATGCGGCCCGGGTCTTGTGGCTGTCGTAGCCACGGTCCAAGTTGACATTGACCTGATCTGGCAGGCATCCGACCTGCTCCTTCGCGGCCTCCAAGGTGGGCACGAGCAGCGGTGAGTCGTGCCGGCTGGCCCCGGCTGAGACGATGCCGAGCGGGATGCCGCGGGCCTCGGTGGCCACCGAGCGCTTGAGGCCCTGCTTGCCCCGGTCCACTGGGGAGCGCCCGGCGGCCTCGCCACCGCAGGGAGCCTTCGTGATGCAGCCGTCCACGGACAACTCGCTCAACTCAAGGCCGATCATCCGGTCGTACGCCTCAAGCACCAGGGCGTGCAACTGCCCGGCTATTCCGAGTTGGGCCCAGTAGGCGACTCGTCGTCGGATGGTGCGGTCCGAGCATCCAGGAGTTGCGACACGCTCGTAGCCGGAGCCGTGCACCAGGGCGGCGATTACGTGGTCGAACACCACGCGGTCCGCGATGCGCGGGTTGTGGCAGCCCAGCGGGTGGCTGTCCACGTGCTCCGGTAACAGCGTCGCGAACTGGTCCCACAGGGGTTCGAGCAGGCATGATGGCAGGACAGGCACGGGCCCTCCGGTGATCACTGAGCGTAGAGAACTCCATGATCACCATGGCTCGTGCCTGCTCGACTTCCGGGGTCGCCTTCATCAACGAGACACGCCTACCGCCGGGCGCTCTAAGTGATCAGCTGGCCATCGAAGGTGCTCACCGACGGCAGCACGACGGTGTCGAGCGGGTCCACCAGCCAGGAGCGCGCGCGTTCGGCCAGAACGTCCACGAAGGCGCGTTGCGCGACGTCCAGGTCGCCCTCGTCGTACTCGAACCAGGGGATCTCGTCCATGAACGCACTGTACGAGCGACACAGAGGTTGTCCAGCAACTGCCGGTCACACGCGAGATGATCTTGGTGTGGCTGGTGAGAACACGAAGCGGGTCGCGCTCTCGAACAACGGTGGGCTCGCAGAGAGCCTTGCCGCATGACTGACATGGCCACTGCCCAGCGCTCTTTGCCGACGTGGGACCAGGTGGTCGCCTTGCGAGACTTCGTCCACAGCCGGATTGCGCTCAGACGCCGGCTCGTTGGTTTGGTGGTGGTCACCCGGCGCCGCGTATGAATGAGGGCTCCGTGTGTCGCGCGCCGAGCGACCCGACCCCGGAGCGAGCGTGAACCGCCGGGGTCGCCTCGCACGGTTGTGCGCTCCTTCGTAAGATCTCGGCGCGAAGCAGTGCCGCAGTGGCCGAGTGCTCGCCCAAGACCCCTCGGAGAACTCCATGCGCCGTCCTCTCGTGATCGCCGTTGCCGCCGCGCTGTTGTGCGCCGGCTGCTCCACGGCCGACCCCGGTAACCGTGACAAGCCCGCGACTGCGTCACCGTCTTCCACATCGTCGTCCGACCCGCGCTCCGCCGTGCAAGCGGCCGTCGCGGCTCTCCGCGAGAAGAGCGCCGGCTTCCGCCAAGAGGTCGAACTGGAGGGTGGGGGCCAGGAGTACGGCCTCACCGTCACCGGAGGCTTCGACTTCGCCGCGGACAAGGGCCATGTGGCGGTCGACCTCCCCGGTGGCGCCATCGACCACAGCGACCAGGTCTTCGCGGACGGCAAGATCTACATCAGCGGCGCCGAGGGTATCGACGAGGGTGCCTGGGGCGTCATGCCCCGGGACAAGGCGGAGGCCCACTACCTGCTGCGGGCCCCGCTCAACGATCCCGAGCACGTCCTTGTGCAGATCGCCGCCATGCGCGAGATCTCCCAGGAGGGCGAGGAAAACGTCCAAGGGGTGCGCGCCGTGCACTACCGCGGCATCCTCGAACACCAAACCGTCACCCTGCGCATGGCCAAGGACGTGCGCACGAAGATGGACCAGGCCCGCGACATGCTGGGCAGCAACCTCCCGGTCTTCGCCGACGCGTGGGTCGACGGCCGGGGACGGCTGGTACAGACCCGCACGAGCGTCAACATGTCGGGTACGCGGGCGACGCTGACCATGGCGCTGTCGGACATTGGTAAGCCGGTCCGCGCGACAGTACCGCGGGCCTCGGACACGGTCCCCGTCACGGAGGTCGGCGGCATCCTGAACGGCTGAGGCGGAGCCGCCGCGCGGGCGGGCGGCCGCCATCGGCCCATGGATGTCTGCTCCTGGATTTTGCGGGTGCGCCGGCCGAGGCGGTGGGGTCCCGGCCCGGCACGGGGGGCGGGTCAGATGAGGGCGCGGCCGATGAACTCGAAGTGGGTGCCGTTCGGGAGCGGCGAAGGCGGCATCGGCGGGGTCATGCGCTTGCGGTCGCTGATGTGGCCGCGGACGCCAGCCACGCTCGCGCCCCTCCCCGCTGCGCAGGCCGCTCAGGCCAGGCCGACATCAACGCCTCCTGCACGGTCACGACACCGCGAGGAACTACAGCTGGCGTTGAAACTCGTCTCTGAGGAGGCGTGGAGCAGGAGCATCGCTGGTCACGGAGCCGCTGCATGAAGCAGGGCGCGCGACCTGCACCCCGGCTTGCGGCTGGATGTCGGCAGTGGTGGATGCCGCGCGGGTCAAGTGGGTTCGTGCCATGGTCTGTCGGTTGCCTGGTCTAGGGTCACCCGCATGCTCGAGCCCTCCTATCTGACCGCCGTCCGCGACTCTTACGACACGGTCGCCGCCGACTACCTCGAACGCGTCCCGCCTCCAGCCGCGATGGACCCGCTCTCCCGCGCGATGCTGGCAGGGTTCGCCGAACTCGTACGGACGGCCGGTCTGGGGCCGGTCGCGGACCTGGGCTGCGGACCCGGACGCATTACCGCGCACCTGGCCGGGCTGGGAGTGTCCGCCTTCGGCGTCGATCTGTCACCGAAGATGATCGGACTGGCCCGGCACTCCTACCCGACCCTGCGGTTCACCGAGGGCACGATGACCGCGCTGGACATGAGCAACGACGAGCTCGGCGGCATCCTCGCCTGGTACTCCACCCACCACACGCCTCCGCAATGGCTGCCCGATGTGTTCGCAGAGTTCCACCGCACACTCGCGCCCGGCGGCTACCTGCTCTGGGGAGACTACGCCGGCAACGAACGGCTGCAGCCGACCCACGGCTACGGCCGCCCGGTGTCCTACGAGTCCTACCTCCTGCCACTGAACCGCATGATCGACCTGCTCGAGCAGGCCGGCCTCGTCGTCATCGCCAGACTCGAACAAGAGCCCGGCGGACGCGTCAACAGACCGCACGCCTGCATCCTCGCCCGCAAGCCCGAAACACCCTGACACGGCACGATCCCGGCGTCAGACCACTCGCCTGGACCACCGACAATCACGAGCGGGGCAGTCAGACCACTGTGCTGTCCCCTACTTGATGACCAGGCGTGATGGGGTAGTCCGCGGACTTATAAGCAAGTCGGGGTTCACCTGCCGCCCGACTTGATCCATGGCCATTTGACCGCGCAGACCACGACGGGTGCGACGAGCATGGCCAGCAGCCACAGGCCCACGCTCACCGGAGAGTAGATGTAGTAGCGCCAATGCTCTGGCAGGGGCGACGGCGCAAGCAGGAGCACGATCAGCGCGGCCCATGTGACCAGCACGGCTGCTGCCATACGTGCTGCGATCATCTCCATCGGCCCCCTCGACGGCGCTCGTCTCTTTGGATCGGACAATAGGGCGGGCGAGATGCTCTCGCTGGGGCTGGTGTGATCATGACGTCCGAGCCGTCCTGATCCGGTGGTAGCGACAGCCCGGAGAGACGTCCGCCCGGGCTGTTCGAGCAGCAGAGGTTGGTCTCGATTCCGGTCACGTGAGTGTCCGGCTGACGCCTTGAGTCGTCCGGGACTTGATCCCTATCTCCAGAGCGGTGATGCCCGACGCTCTCGTGACCGCCAGCAACGTCAAGGCTGCCCGCTTGATCGCTCGTCGTACTCAGAGACGAGGCACGCGCCGCGATCAAGGCGTGGGAGGCGTACGTCGAGCAGGAGGTCATTCTGCACAAGGCCGCGCAGAAGGCACTCGCCAAAGAACTCGAGGCGAATCCGGATCTCCCCGTTGCCGTTCTCGCGAAGGTGCCGGAAGTCCCCTGGGAATCGGCACGCTCTGGAACATCGTAGCGAGTACGACGTCCCGGCACGTCAGCCGAACAGGGCGAAGAGGCCAGAGGAGAGCTGACCGGCTCCACGCGTGACGAAAGGGCCACGACGGTGGAGGCTCGGCCCGTTCGCGTTTCCCTGGGGAGACCGGTCAGCCCGCTTTGAAAATCAGGCCGAGCAAGATCAGCGCGCCGACAAAGATGAAGATCCGCCACTCGCTGGCCTGCGGCATTCGGCCGCCGCCGGTACGACAACGGCTTCTGAAAACGTTCCGTGCCCCTCCATATGCTCCTCGCATCCACGAGGGAAGGCCCCGCGACCCAGACTTTCGGGCGATGCGGTGCGCGGCGGCAATGGCCGGGCAGGACCTCAGGCGGGCGCGGTCCTCCTGGTCTTGCAAGTGGAAGCACACGATCATGATGTGCCGCGCCCGTCCGGGTTCACCCGGCCACGCCCGCCTACTGACCAGGCGGCACGACTGTGCCAAGGGGTGTGGTGGGGAGGGTCACACCGCGAGAGCCGAGCATGCAGTCCTGTCGACCCAACGGTGCGAACCTATGGCGTTGTTGACGGAGCCGAAGTCTCTTTCTTCGAGCCAGTAGTCGTCGGTGAGATCCCGGACGAATCCCTCGGCACGGGTGAGACAGATGTGGAAATTGCTGTTGCCTCCCGTCCCCAGGAAGAACTTGACCTCCGAGTAGTTGCCCTTGTTGACGACGGAGCTGGCGCTGTAGGCGTCGTTGTCCCGAAAAGAGCCGGAGCTGTCGCCCCAGTTCAGGTCGTTTCCCTCAGCCATGCCGAGATAGCCGTCACAGTTGACCTGCGAGTAGGCGGACATGTAACCGCTGACAGCGTTCTCGTAGTTGTCCCAGCAGGTCCCGGGGGTTTCGGCTGAAGCTGTGGGGCCGAAGCCGAGGACCGCGACCCCCGTCAGGGCTGCCACGGCGGCAGCCGAACCAAATGTGGACATGCGCATGCTGATCTCCTCTGTCGCAGGTGTCTGCTTCCCGGCAGTCGAACGTCTGCCGGAGTCATGGTCAGGACAGGACGCCCTGGGCCTGCCGCAGGGCGTGCAGGCGCATCTTCCGGAAGGTGGACCACTGTTCGCTGTACGGCTTCAGCGTCCTGGCCCGGTACTCGCTCTCCAGGTCGCGGAGCACCTTGCCCAGGGAGGACTCCACAGTGCAGGTCGCCTCGGTGACGGCGAGCTTCCTGTCGAAGGCGTCGGCTTCGGCATCCGGCATCTCCTCGACGGCCGCCGCCCTCTTCTGCCGGAGATCGTCGGGGCTGTCGAAGGACCGTCCGGCTCTCGTCATGCAGTCGGCCCACCGACGGAGCGCTTTCGTGAAGCGTTCGTCCTGCTTGAGGGCCTGGACGTAGAGGGGGAGGGCGCTCTCCACGGTCCGGCGTGCGGTGTACCAGATCGCGGCATCGCCGTAGAGTTCGGCGCGTGCTTCGTTGGTACATCCCCCGCGTGGGGTTTCCACCTTGCCAAGGTTTCCGGGGAGTTTGACTGTCATCCTGTCCCGGTAGTCGCCGTCGAGAGCCCGGGTGTAGCCGACACGCCCTTCCTTGGGAAGTTCGTTTTGGTATATGACGGTCCGGTGGGAGGTTCTAATCTTTTCGCCACGTTCTTCGAACTCTCGACCATATCCGTACATCTTGGCCCACCGCACGGACTCGATGACGTAATTGCCCGATTTTCGCTCGTCAATGCTGGGCACTGGGAATTCCCAGTAGGGGAACCCCTTATCCCTCATGCATGTCTTGATGAGCTTCTGTTCGGCCCGCTCGATCTCGACAACTTCCTCGTTGGTCAAATCCCGCACCCTGGAGCCGGAGATGTCCTCCCACGGTCGCGGTTCATCAGCGCAACCTGCGAGCAGGAAGAGAATCGCCAGTGTGAGCGTGGCCGAATACTTCCGCCTCACCGATGTGCACCTTTCCATGTTCCGGCCAGAGGTCCATCTCTCCCGTGAACTGCTCAGAACTACATGATCAACAGATGGCAACGGCACACCGAAACTGCCGTCAGCGATACCACTGATTCCGCGCCTGCCGCCTGCCGCTGGGCCGGCGTGGAAGCCGCCATGGCCGTGCCCGCGGTGGCCAGGGTGCCGACGGCATCCCGACTGCGGCGAAGAGCACTGACGAGTGCCTCTGTGAGAGCGCGCCTGCTGTCCCCTCCGATGACGTGCGATGAACGGAACCGACCACACCGGCCGACCCGCAACGAGACTGCGGCTCCGGCGCGATGCCCGGCCACAGTTGACCCAGAAGTGGCATCATCCCGGGACGTCCCAGGCGCTGACCTGCTGAAACACTGTCGGCCGAGTCACTACGGCGGGACGACCGCGAGTCTGCGCTGGCCGATCCTGCACGAAGGCGGGACCCCCATTCGCCATGGCGGCTGATGCAGAACGAGGCCGGGACACGGGGATCCGGGCAGAACCTGCGGCCTGAGCAAAATGACGCGCATGCGATCCCCCTTCTCTCGGCCTCCCCCATGGACCTTAAGGTCATCGTGGGCTTCGGACTTTGTCATCCGTGCGGGGAACCTGGTCAGTTGTGCACCACCGCAAGGTGACGCTAGGTCAGGTAGGTCTCTGCGTATGCCCGTCGAGCGGATGTCGGGAACCGTTCGACGTGAGACTCCTTCATTGAGTTCAGTTTCGCCGCCCCCCAGGCGGCCACGCCTTCGCATTCGGCGATGATGTCCTGCACCACTGGTTCGCTCCGGAGCGGACAGGCCGGTGCAGGTCGGCGCTCCGTTTCGCGTCGCCGTCGGTGGCCTGAGCCTCGTGCAGCAGGCGGTCGTTGCGCAGCGCGCGGCAGGTCAGCTCACCGACGTGGCGATTGACCCAGCGGTGTCCGACGTGGGCGGTTCCGACCGCGATGCGGAAGTGGATGAACAGGTGGGAATTGGCGGTCGCGGGCCAGCGCCGGCTGCGGTGGTCGAGGAAGCGGCCAGGCGCTCGCGGACGGAACCGGCGAGCAGGACCGGGCGGCCCTTAAGGCCAAGGCGCCCGGGCCTTGACCAGCCAACTACCCACTGAGCACTCCAGTTGTCAGTGGCACTGGAGTACTCAGTGGGTAGTTGGCGACATTCAGTCGAGCCAGCGGGCCTTGTCCCCGATACGGACATGTCCGGGTTTCTCGATCGCCGCGTACACCCCGAGGGCGTTGTCGAGCTCACGGGCGACCCAGCGCAGCACGGCGCGGTCATGCGGGACAGTCGGAGTTTCCCTGGTGATCATCACGCAGCGGTCGCACGCCTCTGTGATGCGCAACCGCAGCGTGCCGATGACCATCCGGCGGCCGATCCAATCGTGCTCGGGGTACCCGGTCGAGTGGTCGCCGGGCTCGTCGTCGAGCACCAGGTTGGGGCGGAACCGGCTGGCGTCCATCGCACTGTCCGGCAGCGCCGAACCGAGGCTGCGCAGCGCCGTTGTTGTCAATACATGGAGCGCGGCGTCAGGCCGGTGCGGCTGGTGCTCGACCAGCGTGACCTCGGCCTGTACCGCCGCACTGAGCCGACTGGCAGCGTCAGGCGCATCGGAACGGAACCGCTGGCCGTCCGGCAGGACCAGCTCGGCCACGCCCGGCCCAAGGGTGACCGCCCGCAAGCCCATGAGCGCCGGAACAGCACCGGCCCAGGTGACCTCTTCCCGCTCATCGCGAACGGCGATGCCCCGGTCACCCTCGATCCCGAACACACCGACCGAGGCAGCGGTCAGTTGCTCACCGCCCACCGACTTCACCGGATACCGCCACAGTTGGTCGACCCGCATCCATCGCCCCCTTCATCCCAGCGGTCCGGCGACCGCAGTCGACGGCTGCCCAGGCAAGCACAGCGACGATCGCCGTACTGGGGGTCACGCCGTCGTTCCATGGCCGCCTGGCGGTGGCCTCTACCGCGTGGAGTACCAAAGCAGCGTGGGCAAGTGCCAGCCGCCGCCTCTGACTACGGCACGCCACTCACTCCGTGTTCAAACTCCCGGTGCGCTGTGGCGCGCCCCGAAGTAGTGAACATCGAACATCAGCTGCCCGTTCTCGCGAACGAAGCCAGATTCACGGAAGCCGAAGTCCCTTCAGTGTGAACTCACCGGTCCCCCAATTTGCTTCAGGTCAGTGGATCCGTGGGTTCGGGTGCAACACGAGGATCCTGAGTGAGCCGAAGAGCTTCGGCCAGAACTTCGGCGTCGACCTGTGCCGGTGTCCTGTCCCCGTATTCAAGGATGTCGTACTCGTCGTCCAGGTTGGCAAGTCGTTCGACCAAGGGCAGTTCGTGCCCGAAGCGCTGATGGATCCGGAAGGCCAGCTCGCGTGGTTTCAGCTCGCCGGCCAGCGTCCGGGCGGCAAGCGCTCGTGCGGCGGCTTCCTGTCCGGCGACGCTGCCCACTGGATGGAAGGTGAGGCCCAATTCGTCAAGTGCTGGGGGAAGGAGATCGGGGACGTCGTAATCCGCCTCCGCGCGCGTGCACGCGGCCAGCATCCGCAAGGCGGGACTGTCGAGGCCGGCGACGAGCGCATCACAAGCGCCAGCGACTACATCGGCTGCACGGATCTCGCCCATGCTCCAGAGAATGGCACGGTCCTCAAGCTCGCGAGCTACTGATTCGGACGTCATCTGTCCATGATCTCGTCACCGGGTTGAGCAAAGCGAGCCGGTTTCACTGCGATACTCGCTCGGCAGCCTCTCCCAGCAACGCGCGTGCTGAGTCCGCGTAGCGGATCGCGGTCTTCACATCGATGCCGAAGGCGAGGACGAGGGGGAGTGGGTCGGCCCGTGCGTGAGGGCTTCTTCGAGTTGGCGGTCGACGCGGAGCCGTTGGGGAGTGGCGGCGGGGTTGCGGGTGGCTCGGGTGGTCCAGAGCTTGGCAGCCGGGCCGAGTTCGACGGCGGTCTTCTGGGTGATCAGCAGGCGTAGATTGGCTGTGTTCGGCCAGCGGTTGCAGGGTAGTCGAGCCAGCCCTGCACGGCACGGCGTGTGAGATCGTCGAGAGGGCGGACGTCGCCGCCGACAGTGATGCGCCGGTTGCCCCAGGTCCAGGTCGTCCAGCCGCATCGTCCGGATCACCTTCGGTGGTGCTGTGTGGACGGCGGCCAGGGCGATGATGAGCCGGATGTCCGGAGTACTCGCTGTGACGATTGCCTCGTCGGTGGCGTCTGGGTCGCGCAGGGGCGCAGGCCGTCGGGCGGGTTGGGGAGCTGGCGGGCGTACCGGCCGAGTATCGCTCCGTCAGCCGCTCACCCGGTCCGACGTCGACTTGATTCACGAGTTGGCGCGCCTGTGTTCCTCGACTCCGGGTCGCGGGGGATCGCTTGGCCATCGCCTGTTCAGGCATCGAATCGCAGGACGGAATCCGGGTATGCCACGATCTGCTGCCGTGACAGATGAAGACCCTCTCACCGGCCTGGACGATGTGCCCTGGGCCCAGCTGCAACATTCCTACGGCATGGCCGACGACGTCCCCGGACACCTCCGGGCGATGCAGGCGGGGGTTTGGGAGGGCCGGTTCCCGCCGAGCGCGCAGCTCGCGAACCATATCGTGCACCAGGGCACGCGATCGCAGGCTGCGGTGTATACCGTTCCGTTCCTCGTGCGGATGGCACTCGACCCGAGATTGGTCAACAGGCATCGGTTCGTCCGTCTGCTCGTCGACATCGGGATCGGGCTGGACAACAACTACCTGCCGAACGGCTACGACCCTCGGGATGACCGGGCTTCCCTGGCGAATCTACGCGGCGAAGCCGACGACTGGGCTCAGTGGATCGGCGAAGCGCCGGACGATGAACAGCGCAAAGAGCGCGAGGGGAGCTGGGCGCAAGCGCTCATCAACGCTGAAGCGGTGGTGCGTTGCTATGACGCCGTCCGGGAAGCAGTCCCCGCACTCGCCGTCCTGCTGACCTCGGACAGCCCTGAACTGCGGTCCCAGACAGCGAACTTGCTGGCATGGTTCCCCGAGTCTGCGGCAACGTCGATTCCGCTCTTGAAGGCGTTCATAGCCGATGAAAGCTCGCCCGGCGCGGCAGCGACGGGAGTGGTCGCCCTCGGTCTGCTCGGCGAGCCCGCGACCGTCCCGTTTATCCGGCGCTACCTGGAAAGCCCGATCGTCGAGCTGCGCTGGGCCTCCGCCTTCGCGTTGACGCGGTTCGGCACCGCCAGCCCGGCCGTCGTCGACGTGCTGACGCAGGTCATCGCCCAGCCACCCGAGAAGACCGAGACCATGCCGTTCCTGAGCGGCTCCTACAGCGGCCTCGCGGCGATGGCCCTGGCCGAAACATCCGAAGCCACGACGCTCCGGGCGGTCGATGCCATGCTGGTCAGCGTGGCTGACGGTACAGGCGTCGGAGGGTTCTACGACAGGTACTACACCGCGCATACGCTGTTCACGCTGGTTTTCCCGGGTAACCCCGGCGAACCGCAGTCCTTCGGCGACCTGAGCAACGTGCAGCAGCATGTAGTGCGCTTCCTCGCCGACCAGGACGAGGCCGCCTGGCCATCGGGTGCAGTGGACGCTCTCCGTCGCTGGAAGGTGCCGACCAGGCACTCCCATCTTCGCGTGTACGCCGGGTTTGTCCAGGCTGGCCAATAGGCCGGCACCCGACGCCTCGCCATGCTCGCGCCGGCCTGCCTCGCCGCCGCCAGACGCAGTCACCACAAGCTACGAGTCACCATCGAGGCCATCGCCTGATGGCGAAGTGCGGCTGTAGTACCAGGGTCTGTCCCTCCGATCATGAACGGATCCAGATGACGACGGCCGTGGAAGTCACGGTGCCCAGAACACACATCCTCGCTTGTCATAACGGGTCGCCCAGCTCGGAAGCCCCTGAGCTTGTTACTTCCCCGCTCGATGACGTTACGCCTCTTGTACCGCTCCTTGTCGAAGCCGGGAGGCCGGCCGCCGTGCGAGCCACGCATGACGCGGTTGGCCGCATGGTCGACCTTCTCTGGAATCACGTACTGGATACCTCGTTTGCGCAGGTAGGCCGGCGTAAAGCGGTTGCTGTAGGCCTTATCGGCACTGCCGCCGTCCGGGCAGGTACGAGGCCTGCCGGCACCGGTACGCGGGAGACCGATCTTCTCCATGACCAGCTCGAGCTGGGTACAGTCCGCCCGCTGCCCGGTCGTAGCCACCAGGGACAGCGGGCGGCACCGGCCCTCGGCGCTCAGGTGGAACCTGGTGGTGAACCCGCCGCGCGCGAGCGACCCAATCCTTCGTGTGCAGCACCACATCCTCCAGGTGGTCGAGCAGGCCTGTCCACGCCGGATCGATCTGGTGTCCCGTCGCCATCGCCCCTTTCGAGGCGGCCAGCGACGGAGCCTTGTGGGGCGCCGGAGGCGTGCTGATGGGCGCGCATCACCGTGGAGTCGACCGAGACGTCCCAGTCGATGGATCCCTCCACGTCTGAGACGGCCTGGACTTGCTGCAGGATTCGCTCAGACGTACCGTCCGCCGACCACTGCACATGCTTCTTGCGCACGGCCTTCCACGAGCCGAACCTCTCGGGCAGGTCAACGCCACTGCACCCCGGTCCGCACCCGATACGGAACGCCGTAGATGACCTGCCGATGATCCCGCCACCTGCCACAACGCCCGTTGCTCACCGGCAGAAGCGGCTTCACACAGGCCCACTGCTCATCCGTCAGATCAGCGCGACCAGTCATACCAAGCTAACGAGGCGCATGATCGGACAGGCATGGCGGCTCTGTTGCGTCAAGGGCTACGGCAGCTCGCGGCGCACCAATGCACGCGTGAACGGTTCACCGGTCCTTCGCGCGTATGCCATCCGCTCGCGCACCTCCCTCAGTGTGCGCGGACGATAGCCAGAGCCGCCACAGCAGCTCTTGTGGAAGCGGACACCGGCATTCAAAAGTACCGACAGGGTCCGCCAGGCAGCAGCGTCGCGCCGCCGTGGCGTTGCGAAGGCGGAGCCCACATGGATCAGCGGCTCGGTGCAGCGTGGACAGAGCCGGTCGTGGTCACCGAGGTAGGGCTGCTTGTAGGAGGCCCGACAGGGCAGGCAGACATACGAGGTTTTCGCGTGGCCCATGCTGGCCAGAGTACGGCCCGTCCGGGATGAACTCGACCAGGTTTCTGTGGCATTCAGCAAGATCGAAGGGACAGACCCTGGCGCGAGCACTCGCGTTCAGGTTCCCATCATCAGCGGAGTAGGGAACCTTCGTGGCTCCCGTTTCGAGGACGCCTGCCAGGTCATCGGTGACCAGAGCATCGAGCGTCATGCGGAGATCCTCCGGGACCGGGTCGTCCACCGTCGCCCGAACCAATTTTCCCCGTCCCGGCGTCCATCGTGACGGTGATCCGCTCTCTCGTCCATGCCAGGTGCCCATGGTCGCGGCTGCGGCCGGCCCCACCACGAACGCGCCCAGGGGCCTTGTGCCCCTATCGTGACTACGGTCGGCAGTCCGTGGTCGGCGGTCCGGTCAGGGCACAGGGATACCTTCGAGCCAGGTCGGAAGCACAAGTTCTCACCCGGGAGTTCGACCACCTCTCCTGTCAACTGGGACCCAGGACAGCGGAACTACCGAGCCAGCGAAGCCAACGGCGCCGGTACCGCACGACTGACTCGGGAAGGCGAAGCGCCGGCCACGCCTTGCGCGTCCTCCCCCAGTCCACCGCGATCGCAACCGGCCCCGATCGCGCTCGGCGCGGTGCCACCTGCCGGCTGGCCACCGTCGCCGCGCCTTCGAACGATCGGTGCCTGCCCGTACCGCCCTGCGCGACAGCCGTGGTTGGCGCCCTCTCGGGCGGCTACGTCCCCGCCGGCCGACCGCTGGCGTCGGCCGCGGACGATGCCCGAGTCGGCCGCGGACGATGCCCGAAGTCAGCGTTCGACGGCGCTACTCCAGCAGTCCTGCAGCATCCCGGTGGGCCACACCGGCCGGGGGGACAGTGCCGCGCGGGAAAGCCTCCTTGCAGACCGCCACCAGGTCCACCACCAGCGTGCCGTCGTCCGCGTCAAGGCCGGCGACGTGCAGATCCGGCCCATCGGCGCGGAGCACCCGCGAAGACGAGGCCGCGAGGCGGGCCGGGCGCCGGTGGTTGTGGTGCACAAAGGTTCCCGTCGCCACCCC
Coding sequences:
- a CDS encoding IS5 family transposase, producing the protein MPVLPSCLLEPLWDQFATLLPEHVDSHPLGCHNPRIADRVVFDHVIAALVHGSGYERVATPGCSDRTIRRRVAYWAQLGIAGQLHALVLEAYDRMIGLELSELSVDGCITKAPCGGEAAGRSPVDRGKQGLKRSVATEARGIPLGIVSAGASRHDSPLLVPTLEAAKEQVGCLPDQVNVNLDRGYDSHKTRAALSELGFTGEIARKGVPAPIQAGKRWVVERSHAWMNGFGKLRRCTEKRSRVVDFYLYLSAAIVTLRMLIRRATPLYRWDGRPTTKRLK
- a CDS encoding class I SAM-dependent methyltransferase, encoding MLEPSYLTAVRDSYDTVAADYLERVPPPAAMDPLSRAMLAGFAELVRTAGLGPVADLGCGPGRITAHLAGLGVSAFGVDLSPKMIGLARHSYPTLRFTEGTMTALDMSNDELGGILAWYSTHHTPPQWLPDVFAEFHRTLAPGGYLLWGDYAGNERLQPTHGYGRPVSYESYLLPLNRMIDLLEQAGLVVIARLEQEPGGRVNRPHACILARKPETP
- a CDS encoding MOSC domain-containing protein, which codes for MRVDQLWRYPVKSVGGEQLTAASVGVFGIEGDRGIAVRDEREEVTWAGAVPALMGLRAVTLGPGVAELVLPDGQRFRSDAPDAASRLSAAVQAEVTLVEHQPHRPDAALHVLTTTALRSLGSALPDSAMDASRFRPNLVLDDEPGDHSTGYPEHDWIGRRMVIGTLRLRITEACDRCVMITRETPTVPHDRAVLRWVARELDNALGVYAAIEKPGHVRIGDKARWLD
- a CDS encoding HEAT repeat domain-containing protein, whose translation is MTDEDPLTGLDDVPWAQLQHSYGMADDVPGHLRAMQAGVWEGRFPPSAQLANHIVHQGTRSQAAVYTVPFLVRMALDPRLVNRHRFVRLLVDIGIGLDNNYLPNGYDPRDDRASLANLRGEADDWAQWIGEAPDDEQRKEREGSWAQALINAEAVVRCYDAVREAVPALAVLLTSDSPELRSQTANLLAWFPESAATSIPLLKAFIADESSPGAAATGVVALGLLGEPATVPFIRRYLESPIVELRWASAFALTRFGTASPAVVDVLTQVIAQPPEKTETMPFLSGSYSGLAAMALAETSEATTLRAVDAMLVSVADGTGVGGFYDRYYTAHTLFTLVFPGNPGEPQSFGDLSNVQQHVVRFLADQDEAAWPSGAVDALRRWKVPTRHSHLRVYAGFVQAGQ
- a CDS encoding deoxyxylulose-5-phosphate synthase, coding for MGHAKTSYVCLPCRASYKQPYLGDHDRLCPRCTEPLIHVGSAFATPRRRDAAAWRTLSVLLNAGVRFHKSCCGGSGYRPRTLREVRERMAYARRTGEPFTRALVRRELP